One stretch of Paraburkholderia fungorum DNA includes these proteins:
- a CDS encoding NADH-quinone oxidoreductase subunit J gives MEFTTVLFYIFALLLVVSGLKVITSRNPVASALFLVLAFFNAAAIWMLLEAEFLAILLVLVYVGAVMVLFLFVVMMLDINMDVLRKDFKRFVPMATLVGAIIVIETALILWHGYGATATALRDTTAVANGMGDWSNTRLIGKIIYTDYIFAFEVAGLVLLVAIIAAIALTTSHKKDSKRQNVSEQVKVRAQDRVRVVKMASEKTAATVAAEEAEAAAQAAAAAADSAPAKNS, from the coding sequence ATGGAATTCACGACCGTACTGTTCTACATCTTCGCGCTGCTCCTGGTTGTGTCAGGGCTGAAGGTGATCACCTCGCGCAACCCGGTGGCGTCCGCACTGTTTCTGGTGCTGGCTTTCTTCAACGCAGCCGCTATCTGGATGCTGCTCGAAGCCGAGTTCCTCGCAATCCTGCTGGTGCTGGTCTACGTCGGCGCGGTGATGGTGCTGTTCCTGTTCGTCGTGATGATGCTGGACATCAACATGGACGTGCTACGCAAGGATTTCAAGCGCTTCGTGCCGATGGCGACCCTGGTGGGCGCGATCATCGTGATCGAAACTGCGCTGATCCTGTGGCACGGCTACGGCGCGACCGCCACGGCGTTGCGTGACACGACGGCTGTCGCGAACGGCATGGGCGACTGGTCGAACACCCGCCTGATCGGCAAGATCATCTACACCGATTACATCTTCGCGTTCGAAGTTGCCGGCCTTGTTCTGCTGGTGGCAATCATCGCCGCGATTGCTCTGACCACGAGCCATAAGAAGGACAGCAAACGCCAGAACGTGAGCGAGCAGGTCAAGGTTCGCGCTCAGGACCGTGTGCGCGTCGTGAAGATGGCATCGGAAAAGACCGCGGCGACCGTCGCGGCAGAAGAAGCCGAAGCAGCAGCGCAAGCAGCGGCGGCAGCGGCCGACTCGGCACCAGCTAAAAATAGCTGA
- the nuoK gene encoding NADH-quinone oxidoreductase subunit NuoK: protein MLTLAHYLVLGAILFAISVVGIFLNRRNVIIILMAIELMLLAVNTNFVAFSHYLGDVHGQIFVFFVLTVAAAEAAIGLAILVTLFRSLDTINVEDLDQLKG, encoded by the coding sequence ATGTTGACCCTAGCCCATTACCTTGTCCTTGGCGCGATCCTGTTTGCGATCAGCGTCGTCGGCATTTTCCTGAACCGCCGCAACGTCATCATCATCCTGATGGCGATTGAACTGATGCTGCTCGCGGTGAACACCAATTTCGTCGCCTTCTCGCATTACCTGGGCGACGTGCATGGCCAGATCTTCGTTTTCTTCGTGCTGACGGTAGCAGCGGCGGAAGCGGCGATCGGCCTCGCAATTCTGGTGACCCTGTTCCGTAGCCTCGACACGATCAATGTCGAGGATCTCGATCAGCTCAAAGGTTAA